One genomic region from Bufo bufo chromosome 3, aBufBuf1.1, whole genome shotgun sequence encodes:
- the LOC120993200 gene encoding uncharacterized protein LOC120993200, producing MDMRPTVDNLQADEESSSTNLDEPGTPAASFQPHAGPSEAEERPEEESQQEISPPQPSRRQSSRRRGGSSSQQTAQMARRDFIDSQVFEYLNKSKTETPEDKILRSLAPALSRVPPERHSLVLSSLASVLYLFEGDSIPLDVIQFIDKEKLRQAHIRAQIRLPMPSSESVAHIAGPGPTHPGSSSTPQIVFRGTGPYTRELFDL from the exons ATGGACATGCGACC GACAGTGGACAATCTTCAGGCCGATGAAGAGTCCTCGTCCACAAACCTTGATGAGCCTGGTACACCTGCAGCTTCTTTTCAACCCCATGCTGGACCATCAGAGGCTGAAGAAAGGCCCGAGGAGGAAAGCCAGCAGGAGATTTCTCCGCCTCAGCCATCCAGGCGCCAAAGTTCTCGAAGGAGGGGAGGATCTTCGAGTCAACAAACTGCGCAGATGGCTCGGAGGGATTTTATCGATTCACAGGTCTTTGAGTACCTAAATAAAAGTAAAACGGAGACCCCGGAGGACAAAATTCTCAGAAGCCTGGCTCCAGCCTTATCAAGAGTGCCTCCTGAACGGCATTCTTTGGTGCTATCTTCATTAGCATCTGTTTTGTATCTATTCGAGGGGGATAGTATTCCCCTTGATGTGATTCAATTTATAGATAAGGAGAAATTGAGGCAAGCCCATATACGGGCACAAATTAGGCTACCAATGCCATCTTCAGAAAGTGTGGCACATATTGCAGGTCCAGGACCCACACATCCTGGCAGTTCTTCAACCCCTCAAATTGTTTTTAGGGGAACAGGTCCATACACAAGGGAGCTgtttgatttataa